From one Nodosilinea sp. FACHB-141 genomic stretch:
- the mreD gene encoding rod shape-determining protein MreD, with amino-acid sequence MTLGVRASSLPLWRQPWVINSLVTAASVLVCLLLLPSRIPGMELLGVAPHWLLIWVVAWSIKRTQWEAAIAGLVLGLLQDAMTSPNPTHTLSLIVVGVLTARLQKQRYLQEDIVSVALIVFAMAVIAETVLALQISFDQLLSANSLYPPLGRIWIYHQRVALSSAILSSLWAPALYYPLNHWWERYVAEP; translated from the coding sequence ATGACCCTAGGGGTAAGAGCATCGTCATTGCCCCTATGGCGTCAGCCCTGGGTGATCAATAGCCTAGTCACGGCAGCGTCGGTGCTGGTCTGCCTCCTGCTGCTGCCCAGTCGCATACCGGGGATGGAACTGCTGGGGGTAGCCCCTCACTGGTTGCTAATCTGGGTAGTGGCCTGGAGCATCAAGCGTACCCAGTGGGAGGCCGCTATAGCCGGGCTGGTGCTGGGCCTGCTGCAGGATGCGATGACCTCCCCTAACCCAACCCACACCCTTAGCTTGATTGTGGTTGGCGTACTAACGGCAAGGCTGCAAAAGCAGCGCTACCTCCAGGAAGACATTGTGTCGGTGGCGCTGATTGTATTTGCGATGGCGGTCATTGCAGAAACGGTGTTGGCGCTGCAAATTAGTTTTGATCAGCTTTTATCGGCCAATTCGCTTTACCCACCCCTGGGCAGAATCTGGATATATCACCAGCGGGTAGCGCTGAGCTCAGCTATTTTGAGTAGTCTATGGGCTCCAGCGCTTTACTATCCCCTCAACCACTGGTGGGAGCGCTACGTCGCTGAGCCTTAG